A window of Mus musculus strain C57BL/6J chromosome 3, GRCm38.p6 C57BL/6J genomic DNA:
cgtacgCACACACAATGCATCTGTGCCTGTGGCCTGTGGAGTCCGGAGGATGCCTCTGAATTTCCTGGCATTGTAGTTATGGGTGATTATGAGCCACTATATGGGTGCTAGAAATCGAACCAGGGTGGAACCTCTGCTAGAGGTCATTGCCTCTCCATCCCCTCACacttaaaagaacattttaagtAGATTCCTGTAGGAAAGGAGAGGCCTTGCTGGACAGTTTCTGATAATTGTGTTTCTTTAGGCCTGTGTTATTTTTCCTCTAAGGtgtcaattttgtttgtttgtttttctgtcttttggaaacagtctctccccaccccacccccctttctgtgtaatcctggaactcgctctgtagaccaggttggcctcgaattcagagatctgcctgactctgccttccagtgctgggattaaaggcgtgtgccaccgcggCTGGCTCTAATATTCCAACTTTTTAGCAGTGACAAATGACCTCAGTATCAACTCCTCCTGGACAGTTTTATTTAAAGGCTTCTGACTCAACGTGCTAAACTCAACTCTGCTTTCAGAGCCGTTCCCCCCTTTATGTTGGAAGTTAAAATACCTTCTTTATCACGCTCTGGTTCTACAAGCAGTTCGGGACGGGGAGGTGTCACCAACACGCTGTTCGCGCTCGCGCCCCTGCTTACACTTTAGCCGCAGAGCAGAAGGCTTGTGCTTTAAGACCACCGAAAGCTCTGGGTGCAGTGTGTTGCATGACCCACTTACAACTTGGGGATGCCAACGAcgccttttcccttccttttaaCCCTGAAGCcagaaaaaccccaaacaaacaaaaacaaacccaacagaCACCCAAACCGTCCTACTACCAAGGGGAAAGCGCGCCaatcacacaaagaaaaggaggggggCGACTGGGATTCAAAATCATTTCTCCGGGACGTACATCCTCCCGAACCTATCGGAATTAACTGCGCGCCTAGTCAGAGCCAATAGACACTGAGTTTCTGGTCCAGGTCCCCCCTAAAGACAAATGGACAACCCTCTAGCCCAATGGAGTCGTGTGACGCTAAGGACTCGACCAATCCCGTTGGGAGGTGGGTGGAGTGTAGGCTAGGGGGGGTTGGCGGTGCCGTGTCATGGAGGCTCAGTCTCGCAGCAGCCATTGAAGGGGAAGGAACTGCGGGCGCGCGCgtgtctctctccctcactctctctgtgtgaaagtgtgtgcGTGCCCGAGTGTGCGCGCGCGGGTGTGTGGACTCGGAGGTGGGGGCAGCCGAGTTAGTCCCAAGTCGTCGGACTCCATTtgctattcttttctttctctcccacacCCGTGTGGTAGTGGGCGTTCGTCTTTGCGTCTCTTTTCATTCATCTCCAGACCTTTAGAGGTTTTTTTAGGGTTGGGGATAGTGGGGAGGGCAGgcgaggggaaaggaggaggacatggagatgaagaagaagattAACATGGAGTTGAAGAACAGAGCCCCGGAGGaggtgagatgactcagcccCCATAGTCCCCTCCCGCCCTGGATCGTGAGGGGTGGGCTTCGGGGGTCCGGGTGGGTGCGCAGGGCGGGCTGGGAAGCGCGCCCCCACTTGGGGTGGAGGCGGGGtgtttattttaagttttaaatcaCCAGGCTCTTGTGCTTAAAATGGCGAAGGGCTTAAGTTTCTAGGGGCATTTTCGTGAGCGCGCGGGGGCTCAGCCCCATGGCGTCCTCGCAGACTGGTGGCCCGGCATCGCGGGCGCGGGCGGCGTGGGCGCGACCCCCGGGTCCTCGCCACCTGCGAAGTTGGTGTAACTTTCCCGCGGCGCCGCCACTCGGCCGGCCGCGGCCCCGGGTGTGGGACTCGCGCCGATCTGTGCCCCACGCTCCCTCCGACCGTGCCCGCTCGCGGGCAGCACGCGCCGCGGCCGGGGCCGCAGCGGAATCCCGGGACCCGACGGCGCGGGCCGCGATCCGCGTGGCGCGCGGACTTTTACGCAAGCTGGAGGCTTGTGCGAGCCTCGCTGCGCTCAGTGCGGTCGTAGGGAAGAGTCCCGAGTCTTGAAGGGGGCCCGGGAGGCGTCGCCCCGACTCCCCGCCGTCGGATTCCCTAGCGGTTTACGCCAGGTCCGCGGGTCTGGAGATTGGCCGCGGCGGGCGGGGACCAGGCTCGCTGATTCGCGGCCGCGGCGTGAAATCGAGGGACAAGGGGTCCGCGCCGCCGTGGTCCCTTGACGCCCGCTCAAAGGCGGGCATCTGCCGGGCCTCCACAGTTATCATGCAGAGCCAACGGTCCCTGAGCCCTGCTGATTTTCGTGGTTCCTTTGCGGGTTTTGGTGACTGGAGGCGAGAGAGAGGTGGTGGAAACATTGTTGCTGTGAGGGTTATCTCTGGGAGCAATGGAAGTTTTCTAGAGCTTCTTAGAAGATTCTAGAAAAACTCAAAAGTTGAAAGCTGTCAGCAGGACGTGGTGAGTGATATCTGTAATTCTGTATATCTGTAAATCTGTACTTCTCATATCAAGAaattcccagcccttgggagggagGCCGAGGTAGGACGCTGGTTGCAAGTGGGACTCTGTCAAACAAggcaaagcaaatcaaaacaagcagtTTCTCAGAAGTCTTGTGGAGCAAAAATGGGTCGTCCCCTCCGCCCCATCCTTTCACCTTCAATTTGGAGGATTGCTTGACATGCCTTTTTGCAGTCTCTTTCCTTTGGTGTGGTGTGGTAACAGTTAAGTTTATATAGATAGTTTATAAGGCACTCCCATTTATTTACTTTCTCCTTGGGAAAATGTAAGCTGGGTTGTATTGTTCTAGAATCCAAATTAGCAAATAGGAGTAAAGTTGAAGAGCTGGGATTCTGACACTAGGTCTACAAAACTCTTGCTGAGCTCTAAGAAGTCTCTGGTTAAGACCAGAATCCAAAGGCTTAAGAATTGCTTGGCGTGGTAGGCATTTAattcaaggcagaggcaggcagatctttttgagtttgaggccagttttgaGTTTGACTACAGCTGTCTCAAAAACGAACAGCCagacggtggtggcgcatgcctttaatcccagcactcgagaggcagaggcaggtggatttctgggttcaaggccagcctggtctacagagtgagttccaggacagccagggctacacagagaaaccctgtctcgaaaaaccaaaaaaaaaaaaaaaaacaaaaaacaaaaaacaaaacaaaacaaaaaccaaatgaacaaGTCGGAGATAGTGTCCCACGAGCTGTTAATCCcaacagccaggaggcagaggcaggcagatggatttctgtgattCAGAGACCAtgctagtctacagagcaagttataggacagacagggctacacaaagaccatgtcttaaaacaaaacaaaacaaaaccaaaacccaaacagaCTTATCAAAATGTCCCTACCTGACACTAATGGTGTGACGTAATGCAAGTCATTTTGCATACCTAGGCTTCCCTGAGGCTATAACAGGGATATCTTTGTACCATTTCTGCTCATTTAAATAATGCCAAAGTTACACTCAAGTAGGGAAGATGACAGTCCTTGTTGCCtttaaatagacattttttttgcTCTGGGAATAGAGAACCAGGGTTTGCTTTTGTGATTACATCTATTCAGGTGCATAGGGTAAGTTTTGTTACTATATCTCAGatctgtggctcagtggttatgagccaccactcACAAGGTGGCTTACAAACTCCCAGGAGTCCAactccttttctggcctctgaaggcactggGCACATATGAGGTTCATATGAGGAAAAATggatacacattaaaaaataaataaataaatttactgCCCAGAGATATTAAGAAATCCCCTtctgggccgggcgtggtggtgcacgcctttaatcccagcacttgggagacagaggcaggcaaatttctgagtttgaggccagcctggtctacagagtgagttccaggacagccagggctacacagagaaatcctgtctcaaaaaatctaaaaaaaaaaaaaaaaaaaagaaaaaaagaaatccccttctgagccagagagatggctcaggggttaccAACACTGGCTGTCCTTCCAGGTCTTCCCAGaaccagaacccacatggcagctcactactgtctgtaactccagtcccagttaTCCAACacccatcttctggcttccatgggtactgcatgcctagggtgcacagacacacatgcattcaaCCATAtgcattaagaaaagaaaagacgtTCAGTCCCCCCTCCCTCCAAGCATGGGACAGACAGTCCATGTGGCCTCCAAGCTTGGGACAGTCCATGTGGCAGCTTGAGCAGCAGAAGGAGAAACAATGTTTTGAATATTGTTTTGTGTGATATTGTTTATCTTCAGCTGACACCCCAAAGGtgggctgtcttagaagctttCTAATACTGATTTCTGAAGGTTAGCAAGGTTGGGATTCTACTGGCATTCATCAGCCTAGCACACAGAGGCTTAAACAGAAAGTGATGAGCTTCAAGCTCCCCCCGTAGCTTTGAGTCTTTCCCCGGCAGCCCAGGTGTCTCCTCCCGGGTGTAGGTCAGGATAGTGCGGCTCCTGCTCAGAGTCCAAACCGGTCTCGGTAGGACCTTTTCCACAGTTGCTTTTTTTCTGCCTCAGTGATTTGAAGTAGGCATTGGACTTGTTAGTCCAAGGTCAGATGGAAAGGACCGCTTACAGTGACAGCTAAATCACATCAGGTtgggtttttaaaatacatgcttttaattttgtttttatatatgtttatatatgtgttacgcatataaatatgtttatgtgtggtTTCATTGTATGTTATTGTtgtttgcctgcaagtatgtctgtGCCAGGGTGTCAGGAGCCCTGTGGAACTGGGCTTACAAGGTGTGagcttgtgggtgctgggaatttaacccaagtcttggaagagtagccagtgctcttaacttctgagccatctctccagcccaccatcTGTCAGTTTCCTTAGTACATGTTAATTATATATAGTGTTTCActtttcatacatgtgtatagtATGTTGTGATTACTGtcattcctctttcccctcccttacTCTCTCCACACTGCTGATCCTCTTTCCCAGCTAATCCCCAGAAAGccttcaagtctctctctctctctctctctctctctctctctctctctctcataactcCGTGAGTTACGTTAGGTTCTCACGGGAGTGTGGGTGAAGATGTACAAGAAGGACCTGTGCAAGGACTTACTGTTTGGCGATTGATCTTGCTCTCATTTCAGGCAGTTTTAGACTGCATGGTTCTGCATGGCTCAAGTGACTCTTCACTCCCAAGTACCTGGGATTACAGCTTCCTTACTCCATGCCCAGTCTGCCACAGACTCCATGGCACAAGTGACCCCTCCCCCATCATACCCAAGTAGCTGAGATGACAACCTCATACGCTGGCCGcacccagtgtaggggattggcatttttgttttgctttcgtttgttttgagacaaggggcTCTGTTTTGTGGCTTTGGCTGTCCTGCagcttactatatagaccaggttgtcctggaactccccgagatcctcctgcctctgcctccggagtgttggtattaaaggcCACCACCCCTGGCTGGGATTTCTATTTTGATATTCATGCGTTTAGAATGCTTAGACACCGAAGGGTCTGTTATTATGCAAACTAATTATTTCGTTTCTTCTAACAGGTGACAGAGTTAGTCCTCGATAATTGCTTGTGTGTCAATGGGGAAATCGAAGGCCTGAATGACACCTTTAAGGAACTGGAGTTTCTTAGCATGGCCAACGTGGAGTTGAGTTCCTTGGCCCGGCTTCCCAGCTTGAATAAACTCCGGAAGGTGAGCTGGGATTGGCTGTGGGGACACCGTGGTCTTCACGGCCAGGCTGATGGAGTTCTTGGTTAAGTGAAAAGACCATTTCACCTGCCAGCCAGAAAGCTTCAAGTTCCTAGAgatgagaggggaggaagggtgcTGGACCCCGGCTCAGTGGCTCTTCTTCTACAGGACCTGGTCAGTTCCTCGCCACAACTCATGtgactccagtgccaggggatccaGCATCCTCATaaagacatgcatacaggcaaaacaccagcgcacataaaacaaaataagtaaatcattAATACTGGGAggtggctcacacatttgggaggcagaggcaggcggatctcttgagttccaggccagcctgcagatggagttccaggacagccagggctacaaagaggtcctgtttcaaagaaaatgaaaaaacagaaacaacaaaaaaagggaacTGTAGGATTTTGGAATCAGTAATACCTAGAATTTTAAATTAGAATTGTTTTATGGCATAATATTGAATTTAATATCTACCACTGCCCCCTTCAGAAAATCCAAATGAACACAATTGGAGCCATGCCACAGATAAGCCACTGTGTGGGGTTCTGATCGGTTTGCAGATAGATGGGAATTGGGGAAGCTGGAGAGAATAAGGAGTGTTGTTTTGTTGATGGGCAAGGTCCTCTGGCTTCATCagtctttgtttttctctccatGTTGAATATGTAGTTGGAACTTAGTGACAATATAATTTCTGGAGGCTTGGAAGTCCTGGCAGAGAAATGTCCAAATCTTACCTACCTCAATCTgagtggaaacaaaataaaagatctcAGTACAGTAGAAGCGCTGGTAAGTGGAGGGTGTTGTCACTGGGCTTGATTTAATCTGATTTGTTCATATTCTCACTAATTAAGTCTGGGATTTCCTATAATATCTCTTGTGGTCCAGATAGCTATGTTTCTTTAACTAAACTGTCCAGCTGGGCTTGGCACTCAGCCCTGAGgtaggggaaggaaggatggcCCCAAGTTGGCGCCTGGGCTGTAGAGTTGAGACTCCTTTCTTAAAattacacgcc
This region includes:
- the Anp32e gene encoding acidic leucine-rich nuclear phosphoprotein 32 family member E isoform X1, coding for MEMKKKINMELKNRAPEEVTELVLDNCLCVNGEIEGLNDTFKELEFLSMANVELSSLARLPSLNKLRKLELSDNIISGGLEVLAEKCPNLTYLNLSGNKIKDLSTVEALMEMKMRKMRTKMKLAHRKAMKRRKMTMRMKLAQKWEREKRRWASHT